The segment GAGCGACCAACCAAAAATGACGGCGCCTAGCCAAAAAGTCCACGCCACGCGGACGGGAAAGCCAAAGATATTGAAACGAAGGTCGTATTGGGTCTCAGGAGGTTCTTGAAGCATCGTTTTTCAAAAGACTTGGTAAGTGTAAGGGTTAGATCGCTCGTCATCAGGCGGCAGGGCCGCAACCGAAATCATCAAACGCCGCGATTACGGATACAGTTTACCAAGCGATCACGTTTTCGCAGCCATTTGCTGTACCATTAATCGCTGTTCAAGACGAATCCGGTTTGAGCGAGTTTTTCAACGTGACTTTGCCAGTCGATTTTGTAGGGGTCGCCGATCGGTCGTTCTCCATCGTTTAGTCCGATCGAGATTTGGCGAATTCGATCGTGTCGAACCTGCTTATCGACCAACGGCATGTCCCGATCACGTGACGACAATGCCTCCTCTTCGGCCATCTTCCGTTCCGCTTTCCATACCAATGCGATTCGGTGCAGAGCGACAATGCGGAACCAATGCCATGGTTTTTCAACTTGAACATGGTTTAGGCAAAAATCCCAATCGCCAAATCGCTGCAAATCGTCAGGGCGAACGAGGAAACAACGGATACACTTTTTTCGTACCACTTGACGATCTTCGCAGGTCATCACGAACAGCCACGTTTCGCGTTTGAACGGTGTCGTCGAAACCAATCCGGCGATATGCCCCATCGCATCATTGAGAACCTCGAAACCGAGCGTTCCTTCCGTATTGAGAATCGGATTGTCGAGCGATGTCGCGTCCGCAGTTGCTTTTAAGTACTCGCGAACCGCGATGTTGTCGTAGAGGTCATGTAGTGTCGTTTTCGGAGCGATATTGCGAAACAACAACATGCAATCACCCGCTTGCTCGGGCAATTCCCACAAGCGATGCATTTGAAAAATAAAATCGTCCGAATCTCCCGATTGAGCCTTGGCAATCGCATTGAGTCGGCGACGAAACACCAAGAACCAACTGGCCGCAAACCCAGCCAGAAACCCCAAAGCTTTGCCGATCAATTCAGGCAGCAAACGATCCCACTGTAAATTCGACAGCCATTCAATTGGGTTCATCATGTTGGTACTTTCATAAGGACGTTTCGCATGGGAACGGGCATTTCTTTCCCGGCATCAATGAGTGTTTCGGCCAGAACCGTTCCGTATAGTAGATTATCCCATGCTGGAACTTTACTTCCTACGCGTTGCTGGCGTTCCCTACGCAACTTTCTTGCCACCTGGTGCTCGCAAATCGAACAACCCAAAAATTTCTTCGCGACTCAATCCAGTCTTACTGACCGGGGTCGTTTGATCGCAAAACAATGCGTCGAAGATCTCGCGTTTGTGCTCCAAGACATCTGCGATCCGTTGTTCGATCGTGTTGGTTGCCAACATGCGTGTGACCGTCACAGCGCCTGCTGCACCAATTCGATGAGCTCGATTGATTGCTTGATCTTCAATTGCCGGATTCCACCAGCGATCAAACAAGAACACGTACTCGCAGAACTGTAAATTCAAACCGACACTGCCAGCACCGTAGCTCATTAAGATAACATGACTGTCGGGATCATTCTTGAATTTTTCGATTACCCCTTCGCGCTTTTTATGTGGAATGCGACCGTGGTATTCGGTCGGTCCAAAACGCTCGAGCGCAGGACGCATTTGGTCGATACTGTTGACCCATTGGCTAAACACGATCGCTTTTTTACCGCTCGCGGCGACCTCTTCCATGTCAGCGACCAATCGCTCTAATTTCGAACTGCTTCCAGTAACGGGATCAAAGTTGCAAATCTGCTTCAACCGCAACACCAACTCAAAGACGTGTTGGATCGTCAACATCTCATCAAGCTCCTTGAGCTGGATGACGCCTTCGGATTCCGCCGATTCGTAGGTGGCCCATTGATCGGGTGTCAAATCGAGTTCAGCATCGCGATACAACTTGGGCGGCATATCGTCGAGTACCATGTCTTTGGTGCGCCGCAAGATGTACTCGCGTGCGGCAGCAGCCATTTGTGGCATCGGCATCCCAATTTGCAGATAACCGGGTGACAAGAAGTCGAAAATACCGACCAAATCATCGGGCGAGTTCTCGACAGGCGTTCCGGTCAATGCCCAAGACCTAGTACGCGGAATCGCTCGTACAATTTCGCTCGTCGTACTGTTTCGATTCTTGATCCGCTGGGCTTCATCGAGCGTGACCAAATCGAAATGCAAACCGCTGTCGAGCACAATATCCTTGTCGCGCATCAGCAGTTCATAGTTCGCGATTTTGACGGGCACATTGGGTGACTTCCACTCGAATTCGCGTTTCGATGCGTTGCCTTCGATCGCAGCGACAGGAATTTCGGGTGCCCAAACTTGAAATTCGCGAATCCAGTTTGAAACAAGCGGTTTGGGACAAACCAATAGTACGCTTCGTACTTCGCCGCTACAAAGCAGCAACCGAATCGTACTGATCGCCTGCATCGTTTTGCCCAGTCCCATCTCGTCGGCTAAAACGCAAGCGTAGCGTGGGAACATGAACGCAATTCCGTCAAGCTGATACGCAAACGGCTCAAACGGGAAATTCAATTGGCCGCTACCAACAAGCAAATCAAGCGGCGGCTGCAATAGGTAATAAAGCCGGTCCTGGAGCTTAACGACGTCACTCGGCGGTTTGATACGATGCCGGTTTTTCGGCCGCCGGTTTTTTGGTGGTTGGCTTTTAGGGCAGGTTTCTTCCGCAATTTTGATCGCCGCGTCTTCGTCAGACGTTTCGGCAGCTGGCAGCGCCGGAGGCGTCCAACACGCCGCTTCAGGAAACAAGAAGCCGGTAACACGAGTTTTCAGCGGAGAAACGCGGATCGGCAACGAACGTAATTCGATCGAGTCCAGTTTGATCTCGTAGGTGTCGGCGGGAATCAAGTCATTTCGTTGCCATGACGCGGACTCATCGATCTGAACGTTAAACATTGCGTTAGCTGGCCCGTGCGATTTGTGATTGTGCTTCCTTGATCGCTTCCTTAATCCTCTCGAACGGCTCAATGGCATCGACCAAATCGACAAATCGGCTGGCGACGTCCTCAACCACCGAAGCATGTTCGAGCGGTACATGCAATGTCGCATTGACGAGTTTCACGACCGATGCACCGACCAACATGTCACCCGTAATCGGCCCCTCTTCCATCTCGGCCGCTTCACTGACCAAAGCGACCGGAACCCCGCCCGCGGTGCTGCTTAAGGTCAACGATTCGGGTTGGTCGCAGCACACCAATGCGATCGGTGTCCGGCATTTCTTGATCAGCATCGGGCCGATCACCTCACCAATCAAATGATCCCGTAGCGTGGTGCCATATAGAATCTCATGAGCACGCGATGGGCGTACCGGCAGCGTGCATTGAAACTCGACAGGGCGTCCGCCCCGATTGAGCACCAATAATCCTCCAGTCCACCCGGTTCGCTCGTCATAGACGACAGTGAAGTAGGCAATTGTCAATTCGGTCGTTTGGGCCATTCAGCGTGCAGTCACGGGAAGGTTGCGAAATGATGGCAAAATTAAAAAACGCCCGCAAATGTGGCGACTTTCAACTATTAAGACTCTTCGGCATTCCGGTTATGACGACTTTAGCAATCAATCCGGCTAATAGGAGAGTGCTGTTTTGAGAGTTTGTTTCACAAGCGTTTACGCTTGTTGCACCTCTCCTCCCCTCCAAACTTCGCTTGGGGGAGGTGCTTAAGTTGTTGACTAATAAGTTGTTGACGAAACGGGATGTGAATAGTGCGTTTCCCTCCAATGCCCTGGGAACGAAACAATGCCGATCGTCAGGCCTATGCACGCTATTCTCCCAATGCAACCACCGACGACTGTTCCTGGTCATCCGCCGCGACTCGCGCCGGGACACTGACACGGCGATAACTGAACTCGCGGACCAACAAGAACAGATTCAACACAAACAGCCCTCCGCCTATCACGGCGATCAAGAATGCTGACATTTCAACGCCAAACGCAAAGCGACTGCCGCTACTTTCTGACAACGTCCACATCCAATTCGTGAACTCCTGTGCTCCATACTGCGACGAGGGGGCTCCGGTCGTGATCGCCATAAAAATCGATGGCGTGACCACACCTAGCACCAACAAGATCACCATCACGCTCACCGGCAATAGGAACGAATTGCCAATTCGCCGCGACAACGGCAAAACGATCAAACGGGTCGCTCCTAAATACATCATCAAATAGCCCACAACAATGCCTGAGGTCATAACCGGATTGCTGGAGCCCGCAATCTTACCAAACACGATCACCACGCTACTAAGCGTCGCAATCCCCGCAATAGCACTCAGAATTGCGAACATGAATCCCGTCCCAGGCCCCGGGCATAGCCACAATAGCATCATTCGTCCGAAAGTCGTTTGCGGCATCGTACGAAGCACGCGAGGACTAAGCTCGGCGGATTCGCCTAGCATGAGCGTCCCCATCAACGTCCAATAGGCCCCAAGCATCACGATCCCAAAAAAGAGGATCTCGGCATCATTGTCATAGAATGCGGCACCTGCCATTGCGGCCACCCACAAGAGTTGCTGGATAAACATGATCCATCTCAGCCGAGTCGAGCGGTTTTCAGTTACCGGTGCGATTCGTGCCGCCGCAGCCTGTACAAACAAAACCATGAAAGAGATGGCAACAGCTCCGAACAACAACAAGAAATTGAACGAACCAACTTCCCATGTCAATTGCTGAGCCATCACCACACCAATCGCAAAAGACCCACAGAATACCTCTGCCATCAAGATACAGAATAGCAAAAACAACAACGCAAAAATTTGCCCAGCTTTGTTCTGAACCGCTGTTGCCAGCAGCAGTCCAAACGTTGTTAATAATAACGAAGCCATGAAGACCAAGCCGAGTGTCAACGAGATCATGACCAAGTCGATGCCTCGGAGCAGATAACAAAATCCGAACGCAGGAACCAAGGCTGCGAAGTAGACCAGCATTTGCAAGACGGCGCTGCCCAATTTCCCAGTTACAATTCGCAGCGCCGATAACTTCGTAATCGCCAATAATTCGAATGTCCCCTCGTCCAATTCAGCCGCTAGCGACCGATGAGCTGCTAAGGGCACCATCGCGATCATCGGCACCGACAAGAGCAAAAAATACCCCGTCATCAAATAGACGCCCGAGGGTACATAGTAGATGTCGGGTGACGCCATCACGACGCCGATGACCATCCAAAACCAGGACGCTAGCAGCAACAGAAAAAAAGTGACGCCGAACTGCTTGCTTTTGAGTGCTTGCCGAGCTTCCTTGATCAATATCGGATTCAAAAACCGCGTTCCCCGCTCGGTGTTGCGGTCGATCCATCCCCACCATCCCGGCTGGTCCGCATCGTCGAGTAACGGATGAGAGACATTGCTCATTGCACGAACCCTTGCGTGATTTCCAAAAAGACGTCTTCGAGAGAGTTTTGCTGTCCCGAGTATTCAAGCACTTCAACACGTGCATCACAGAGATGATGAAGGACCGCGATCTGCTCCGCTTCAGTCCCGTCCAATTTGAAGCTGATCGTATGCTCGATCACAGATACCGAATGGACGAACGCGTGTTTCGATAACAACTCCACCGCCGCGTTTACATTGGTCGCAACCTTTAGACGCACCTGACGATCGGGCTGCAAATTTTGCCGGATCTCGTCTACGGAACCCGTCGCCAACAATTGGCCACGTTCGATGATCCCCAACCGATCACACATCTCCGCTAGCTCGGTCAAAATGTGGCTGCTAATGAGAATCGTCTTTCCTTCGGCTGCCAACGAGCGAATGATTTGCCGAAGCTCAATCCGAGCACGCGGATCGAGCCCCGCCGCTGGTTCATCCAAAACCAAAACGGGTGGATCGTGAATCAAGGCTCGACCTAAACACAACCTCTGACGCATCCCCTTGCTGAGACCTCGAATCGGTTTCATCGCTAACGGTTCAAGCCCAGTGAAGTGCATCACATAACGCAGCCGCCGCATGCGGTTTCGTCCGACCAAACCGTACGACCGAGCAAAGAAGTCGAGGTACTCGATACAATTGGTATCGGAGTAAGTGCCGAAGCCATCCGGCATGAACCCCAATCGGCCACGAACGCGATCTGGATCATTGACACTCGATAAGCCATCGACAAGTGCATCGCCCGACGTCGGCAATTCCAATGTCGCCAAGATCCGCATACTAGTCGTTTTGCCTGCCCCATTGGGGCCGATATACCCGAATACGCTGCCGCGAGGCACCGAGAACGAGACATGATCGACCGCTCGTGTTGCACCAAAGTCTCTACATAAATCGTGAAGCTCAATCATTGCAGCATTCGATGGCGTCGCGATCATGGCAATTCCCCCATAATGACATGAACAGACTTCTCGGCCTCGGGGCGATCGATGCCGAGCGATTCACTCCGTAAATTCGTTGTCGCGATGAAGGTTCCCTTTGGCAACGCACCGAGCCAACGATTCAAGTTTTCCTCGACTGCCGAGATCGCAACCCCGGAACTTCCTCGCCGATAATACGAATAGGAAAGCGTCGGAACAAAACTTGCCAACCGAAGCGGCGAAACGTTGATTTGGTCTTGGACGCCTTTGCCGCTGAGCGGTTCCATCTCGACGGTCGATTCGGGCTGTACTTGGTCAGCTTTCCATAACCGCCCTTGGTCGTCGCAAACGACAACCGCTTCGATCGGCGACGATGAATTATTTTTGGCACCAATGGCATCGTTCGTCATTGAAAACGTCACCAACGGTGCCGAGCGAACAGGACGTAGCGACAGATACTGGACCTGAGCGCGACTGGGCAGGAATTGCCCCGTAAAACGATTCTGGTTTCCAAGATCCGAGACCGTCCGAAGCGACGTCGAATTCCCACTGCTACCGTAATACTGATTCTCTGCCGGCTGACTCAAGACAGGCAGTAGCTCCGTTTCTTCGGGAACCAGAATCCCGTCACCCCGTCCGACGGCTGAAAAGTAAGTGGCTCGGTCGTGATGGACCAAATACCCCGCATCGCTATCTTGCCAAGTGATTTGACGTGCTCGGACGCGAGTCGCAAAGCCATCCGCAAGAATGGCTGACATAAAAAGCCCTGCAGTGACGAGAAACGCAATCGCAGGTGCAACGAACAACAACAAGTAAAGCCGTTGCTTCCGTCGGAAAAAGATGTAGGCAACTGGGCCGACTACCAAGATGAACAACGTGTTGATTAGGAAAAAAATCTTGACGGGTGGTCCACCAACCGACTCGATCAGCAGACTCCAGTAGTGATCGTCACCGTAGCGAACATCGATGCCATTTCGCTCAGACCAATGGAGTTGCTTATTGCCAGAAAGATCGGCAACGGATTGCCACAGTTGAAAGGATCCTGGAAATGGATCCGTTCGTTCGATCGCAACAATACGGCCTGTACCGTAAGCTACCGTTTGAATCGCCTTGGCCAGTTGATCGGGCGGCTCAAAC is part of the Novipirellula aureliae genome and harbors:
- a CDS encoding ABC transporter ATP-binding protein yields the protein MIATPSNAAMIELHDLCRDFGATRAVDHVSFSVPRGSVFGYIGPNGAGKTTSMRILATLELPTSGDALVDGLSSVNDPDRVRGRLGFMPDGFGTYSDTNCIEYLDFFARSYGLVGRNRMRRLRYVMHFTGLEPLAMKPIRGLSKGMRQRLCLGRALIHDPPVLVLDEPAAGLDPRARIELRQIIRSLAAEGKTILISSHILTELAEMCDRLGIIERGQLLATGSVDEIRQNLQPDRQVRLKVATNVNAAVELLSKHAFVHSVSVIEHTISFKLDGTEAEQIAVLHHLCDARVEVLEYSGQQNSLEDVFLEITQGFVQ
- a CDS encoding DEAD/DEAH box helicase, with amino-acid sequence MFNVQIDESASWQRNDLIPADTYEIKLDSIELRSLPIRVSPLKTRVTGFLFPEAACWTPPALPAAETSDEDAAIKIAEETCPKSQPPKNRRPKNRHRIKPPSDVVKLQDRLYYLLQPPLDLLVGSGQLNFPFEPFAYQLDGIAFMFPRYACVLADEMGLGKTMQAISTIRLLLCSGEVRSVLLVCPKPLVSNWIREFQVWAPEIPVAAIEGNASKREFEWKSPNVPVKIANYELLMRDKDIVLDSGLHFDLVTLDEAQRIKNRNSTTSEIVRAIPRTRSWALTGTPVENSPDDLVGIFDFLSPGYLQIGMPMPQMAAAAREYILRRTKDMVLDDMPPKLYRDAELDLTPDQWATYESAESEGVIQLKELDEMLTIQHVFELVLRLKQICNFDPVTGSSSKLERLVADMEEVAASGKKAIVFSQWVNSIDQMRPALERFGPTEYHGRIPHKKREGVIEKFKNDPDSHVILMSYGAGSVGLNLQFCEYVFLFDRWWNPAIEDQAINRAHRIGAAGAVTVTRMLATNTIEQRIADVLEHKREIFDALFCDQTTPVSKTGLSREEIFGLFDLRAPGGKKVA